From the Stenotrophomonas bentonitica genome, one window contains:
- a CDS encoding LysR family transcriptional regulator: protein MKMVRFEDLHLFARTAALGSFSNAAREADLLPGQVAAAIARLERELDLRLFVRSTRSLRLTAEGVLYLPYAQDMLATLHEGQARVRGDEAELQGVLQVAAPSDLGRNVLLPWLTEFRAAHPKLQLRLLLSDQVADVFRDPVDIAFRLGRFDTASYVALPLLPGNRRVLVASPGYLARRGAPTDLDALKDHQCLVYQLAGRPYDRWSFEQDGRRVVVPVRGPLVCDDADVVRRWAVAGEGIVFKSWLDVCDDVRAGRLQVLLGGTGDSLPLNLVCPHRKQFSPAIRQLHALCVQRLAPMLADLPGHAT from the coding sequence ATGAAAATGGTCCGTTTCGAGGATCTGCACCTGTTCGCCCGTACCGCCGCGCTGGGCAGCTTCTCCAACGCCGCGCGCGAGGCCGACCTGCTGCCCGGCCAAGTGGCCGCTGCGATCGCCCGGCTGGAACGCGAGCTTGACCTGCGGCTGTTCGTGCGTTCCACCCGCAGCCTGCGCCTGACCGCCGAAGGCGTGCTGTACCTGCCCTACGCGCAGGACATGCTGGCCACCCTGCACGAGGGCCAGGCGCGGGTGCGCGGCGACGAGGCCGAGCTGCAGGGCGTGCTGCAGGTGGCGGCGCCGTCAGACCTGGGCCGCAACGTGCTGTTGCCGTGGCTGACCGAGTTCCGCGCCGCACACCCCAAGCTGCAGCTGCGTCTGCTGCTCTCCGACCAGGTGGCCGACGTGTTCCGCGACCCGGTGGACATCGCCTTCCGGCTGGGTCGCTTCGACACTGCCAGCTACGTGGCGCTGCCGCTGCTGCCGGGCAACCGGCGGGTGCTGGTGGCCTCGCCCGGTTACCTGGCACGGCGTGGAGCGCCCACCGACCTGGACGCACTGAAAGACCACCAGTGCCTGGTCTATCAGCTCGCCGGACGACCGTACGACCGCTGGAGCTTCGAGCAGGACGGGCGGCGCGTGGTGGTGCCCGTACGCGGGCCGCTGGTGTGCGACGACGCCGACGTGGTGCGGCGCTGGGCGGTCGCCGGCGAAGGGATCGTGTTCAAGTCATGGCTGGATGTGTGCGATGACGTGCGTGCCGGGCGCCTGCAGGTGCTGCTGGGGGGCACAGGCGACAGCCTGCCGCTCAATCTGGTGTGCCCGCACCGCAAGCAGTTTTCACCGGCAATCCGCCAGCTGCACGCGTTGTGCGTGCAGCGCCTGGCGCCGATGCTGGCGGATCTGCCCGGGCACGCCACGTAG
- a CDS encoding MlaC/ttg2D family ABC transporter substrate-binding protein, with protein MKKTLIPALLASALLASLPSLSFAQPTQAAAAATQSAAGKTVLDASSRILATLQQRRAEFSKNPAALRSYIDSELNRTFDRDYAARLVLGANARGASDADVKLFADAMADNLMQRYGSALLTIQGNPTFRFKGEAPLPGNRGVKVSTELVRSGSETTPVEYMMRNVNGQWKIFDVTIEGISYVQTFRTQFDAPLRQKGIKQVAADLRSGSMQAGPAGNGK; from the coding sequence ATGAAAAAGACCCTGATTCCGGCGCTGCTTGCTTCGGCCCTGCTCGCCTCCCTGCCCTCGCTGTCCTTCGCCCAGCCCACCCAGGCGGCGGCCGCAGCCACCCAGAGCGCGGCCGGCAAGACCGTGCTCGATGCCAGCTCGCGCATCCTCGCCACGCTGCAGCAGCGCCGCGCCGAGTTCAGCAAGAACCCGGCCGCACTGCGCAGCTACATCGACAGCGAACTGAACCGCACCTTCGACCGCGATTACGCGGCCCGCCTGGTGCTGGGCGCCAACGCGCGCGGCGCTTCGGACGCGGACGTGAAGCTGTTCGCCGACGCCATGGCCGACAACCTGATGCAGCGCTACGGTTCGGCCCTGCTGACCATCCAGGGCAATCCGACCTTCCGGTTCAAGGGTGAAGCGCCGCTGCCGGGCAACCGTGGCGTGAAGGTGTCCACCGAGCTGGTGCGCTCCGGCAGCGAAACCACGCCGGTCGAGTACATGATGCGCAACGTCAACGGCCAGTGGAAAATCTTCGACGTGACCATCGAAGGCATTTCCTACGTGCAGACCTTCCGCACCCAGTTCGACGCGCCGCTGCGCCAGAAGGGCATCAAGCAGGTGGCCGCGGACCTGCGCTCGGGTTCGATGCAGGCCGGGCCGGCCGGCAATGGCAAGTAA
- the mlaD gene encoding outer membrane lipid asymmetry maintenance protein MlaD: MAIRGPRLEFSVGAFLLLALASLLVLAMASTNQRWGFGSEGYELKARFTQIGQLRKQAPVKIGGVVVGQVGDIDLDPTRFDSIVTLKLDPKFKDLPADTSAGIFTSGLLGESYIGLQPGGDPDVLKSGDEIVFTQPAVDLIQMVGKYMFSGPGNAGAASQDAPGAAAPATEPQK; this comes from the coding sequence ATGGCCATCCGCGGTCCCAGACTCGAATTTTCCGTCGGCGCTTTCCTGCTGCTGGCGCTGGCCTCGCTGCTGGTGCTGGCGATGGCGTCCACCAACCAGCGCTGGGGGTTCGGCAGCGAAGGGTATGAACTGAAAGCCCGCTTCACCCAGATCGGCCAGCTGCGCAAACAGGCGCCGGTCAAGATCGGCGGCGTTGTGGTGGGCCAGGTCGGCGATATCGACCTGGACCCGACCCGCTTCGATTCGATCGTGACGCTGAAGCTGGATCCGAAGTTCAAGGACCTGCCCGCCGACACCTCCGCCGGCATATTCACCAGCGGTTTGCTTGGCGAAAGCTATATCGGACTGCAGCCGGGCGGCGACCCGGACGTGCTGAAGTCCGGCGACGAGATCGTCTTCACCCAGCCGGCCGTGGACCTGATCCAGATGGTTGGCAAGTACATGTTCAGCGGCCCGGGCAATGCCGGCGCCGCTTCCCAGGATGCTCCCGGCGCAGCCGCGCCGGCAACGGAACCGCAGAAATGA
- a CDS encoding amino acid permease → MSSLLRRKSLDSVTVHEAGRSLVRTLSWPHLIAMGIGAIVGTGIYTLIGVGANLAGPAVLISFAIAGAVCACAALSYAELSTMMPAAGSAYTYSYTALGEIFAWVVGWSLILEYSLVVSTVAVGWSGYFVGFLEWVHTQMGIDIRLPAALSAGPHVDGGLFNLPAVIITWIVAGGLMLGTKESATLNAILVVLKLIALAVFVAVALPAFDSANLQPFMPYGFAKSMGPDGIERGVMAAAAIIFFAFYGFDAISTAAEETKNPGRDLSIGIIGSMVGCTIVYMLVALGAIGAMSYAVFGSSAEPLALIMRQLGHPTAALVIGIVAIVALPTVLLAFLFGQSRVFFVMGRDGLLPRGLSAVNKRTGTPVATTLFSALLVSALAGVARLDEIAALANAGTLAAFTAVGICLVVMRRRAPDAKRSFRTPLAWIVGPAAALGCIYLFISLPHSTQKYFLIWNAIGLAVYFLYSRRNALIGR, encoded by the coding sequence ATGTCATCGCTGCTACGGCGCAAGTCGCTCGATTCCGTCACCGTCCATGAAGCCGGCAGGAGCCTGGTCCGCACCCTGAGCTGGCCGCACCTGATCGCCATGGGGATCGGCGCCATCGTCGGCACCGGCATCTATACCCTGATCGGCGTGGGCGCCAACCTGGCCGGCCCGGCGGTGCTGATCTCCTTCGCCATCGCCGGTGCGGTCTGCGCCTGCGCCGCGCTGTCCTATGCCGAGCTCTCCACCATGATGCCGGCGGCCGGCAGCGCCTATACCTACAGCTACACCGCACTCGGCGAGATCTTCGCGTGGGTGGTGGGGTGGAGCCTGATCCTGGAGTACTCGCTGGTGGTGAGTACCGTGGCGGTCGGGTGGTCCGGCTACTTCGTCGGCTTCCTGGAATGGGTGCATACCCAGATGGGCATCGACATCCGCCTGCCGGCGGCGCTGTCGGCCGGTCCGCACGTGGACGGCGGCCTGTTCAACCTGCCTGCGGTGATCATCACCTGGATCGTGGCCGGCGGCCTGATGCTGGGCACCAAGGAAAGCGCCACACTCAACGCCATCCTGGTGGTGTTGAAGCTGATCGCGCTGGCGGTGTTCGTGGCGGTCGCCCTGCCCGCCTTCGACTCGGCCAACCTGCAGCCGTTCATGCCGTATGGCTTTGCCAAGTCGATGGGCCCGGACGGCATCGAGCGCGGCGTGATGGCGGCGGCGGCGATCATCTTCTTCGCCTTCTATGGCTTCGATGCGATCTCCACCGCGGCCGAGGAAACCAAGAACCCGGGCCGCGACCTGTCGATCGGCATCATCGGTTCCATGGTTGGCTGCACCATCGTCTACATGCTGGTTGCGCTGGGCGCGATCGGCGCGATGAGCTACGCCGTGTTCGGCAGCAGCGCCGAGCCGCTGGCGCTGATCATGCGCCAGCTGGGCCACCCGACCGCGGCATTGGTGATCGGCATCGTCGCCATCGTCGCGCTGCCCACCGTGCTGCTGGCCTTCCTGTTCGGCCAGAGCCGCGTGTTCTTCGTCATGGGCCGCGACGGCCTGCTGCCGCGTGGCCTGTCGGCCGTGAACAAGCGCACCGGCACCCCGGTCGCCACCACGCTGTTCAGTGCCCTGCTGGTCTCGGCCCTTGCGGGCGTGGCGCGCCTGGATGAAATTGCCGCGCTGGCCAATGCCGGTACCCTGGCCGCGTTCACTGCGGTGGGCATCTGCCTGGTAGTGATGCGTCGCCGTGCGCCGGACGCCAAGCGCAGCTTCCGTACCCCGCTGGCCTGGATCGTCGGGCCGGCTGCTGCGCTGGGCTGCATTTACCTGTTCATCAGCCTGCCGCACAGCACCCAGAAGTACTTCCTGATCTGGAACGCGATCGGCCTGGCGGTGTACTTCCTGTACAGCCGCCGGAATGCGTTGATCGGTCGGTAA
- a CDS encoding glutathione peroxidase — MSQTVYDIPVTTIEGQPSSLADYRGKVLLVVNVASKCGLTPQYEGLQALYADKQAAGLEVLGFPANNFLAQEPGSEAEIQQFCQLEYNVSFPMFAKVSVAGDDIHPLYQQLTQAQPAATGEGPMREKLQGAVAKYPDLVVNPAPGVLWNFEKFLVGRSGQVVARFAPDVPANDPRLLAAVEAALAA, encoded by the coding sequence GTGAGCCAGACCGTCTACGACATTCCCGTCACCACCATCGAAGGCCAGCCCAGCTCGCTGGCCGACTACCGCGGCAAGGTGCTGCTGGTGGTCAACGTGGCTTCCAAGTGCGGCCTGACCCCGCAGTACGAAGGCCTGCAGGCCCTGTACGCCGACAAGCAGGCCGCTGGCCTGGAAGTACTGGGCTTCCCGGCCAACAACTTCCTGGCCCAGGAGCCGGGCAGCGAGGCGGAGATCCAGCAGTTCTGCCAGCTGGAATACAACGTGAGCTTCCCGATGTTCGCCAAGGTCAGCGTGGCCGGCGACGACATCCATCCGCTGTACCAGCAGCTCACCCAGGCCCAGCCGGCCGCCACCGGCGAAGGCCCGATGCGCGAAAAGCTGCAGGGCGCGGTTGCCAAGTACCCGGACCTGGTGGTCAATCCGGCCCCGGGCGTGCTGTGGAACTTCGAGAAGTTCCTGGTCGGTCGCAGCGGCCAGGTGGTCGCCCGTTTCGCCCCCGACGTACCGGCCAACGACCCGCGCCTGCTCGCCGCGGTCGAAGCGGCCCTCGCCGCCTGA
- a CDS encoding ABC transporter ATP-binding protein produces the protein MTASEEPLVQLDNVRIDRGGRAILRDVSLSVPRGSITAVLGPSGSGKSTLLAALTGELRPAAGTVTLFGQPIPTGSSALRAMRRSVGVLLQGNGLLTDLTVAENVALPLRTHTKLPAAVLDRLVDMKLHAVGLLAAADAWPRELSGGMARRVALARALALDPPLMIYDEPLTGLDPIASGVIMSLIQRLNHSLGLTSIIVSHHVHETLPICDQVIAIANGGVVFQGTPAALESSQDPLLRQFLHGQPDGPIPFDAAPRAKVA, from the coding sequence ATGACGGCTTCTGAAGAACCTCTGGTGCAGTTGGACAACGTGCGGATCGACCGCGGCGGTCGCGCCATCCTGCGCGACGTTTCGCTGTCGGTACCGCGTGGCAGCATCACTGCCGTGCTCGGTCCCTCCGGCAGCGGCAAGTCGACGCTGCTCGCGGCGCTGACCGGCGAACTGCGCCCGGCGGCCGGCACCGTGACCCTGTTCGGGCAGCCCATTCCCACCGGCAGCAGCGCCCTGCGCGCGATGCGCCGCAGCGTGGGCGTGCTGCTGCAGGGCAACGGCCTGCTCACCGACCTGACCGTGGCCGAGAACGTGGCGCTGCCGTTGCGCACCCACACGAAGCTGCCGGCCGCCGTGCTGGACCGGCTGGTGGACATGAAGCTGCACGCGGTCGGCCTGCTGGCCGCGGCCGACGCCTGGCCGCGCGAGCTGTCCGGCGGCATGGCGCGCCGCGTGGCGCTGGCCCGCGCGCTGGCGCTGGACCCGCCGCTGATGATTTACGACGAACCGCTGACCGGGCTGGACCCGATCGCCAGCGGCGTGATCATGAGCCTGATCCAACGCCTCAACCACAGCCTGGGCCTGACCAGCATCATCGTCAGCCACCATGTGCATGAAACCCTGCCGATCTGCGACCAGGTGATTGCGATCGCCAATGGCGGGGTGGTGTTCCAGGGCACCCCGGCCGCGCTCGAGTCCAGCCAGGACCCGCTGCTGCGCCAGTTCCTGCACGGGCAGCCGGACGGCCCGATCCCGTTCGATGCCGCGCCCCGCGCGAAGGTGGCCTGA
- the rmuC gene encoding DNA recombination protein RmuC: MQPEFLILGGLLCAVLVLQLVSLLRRSGHGDLEQSLREEARVGRSELREQLEGLGRQQDARLESFARALTDLSTRTDQRLDLLRDALGEDARKAREEAAVTQQRSAESLGQRLQDMTQRNELRIGEMRATLEQQLKNLQSDNAEKLDQMRVTVDEKLQTTLEARLGASFQLVSDRLEQVQRGLGEMQQLATGVGDLKRVLTNVKNRGSWGEVQLDNILEQTLTQEQYARGVKVRPDSGEMVDIAVRLPGRGHEDTPVWLPIDSKFPREDYERLLDAQEQGDADGVRVQGAQLERAIRIQAKSICDKYIVPPHTTDFAVMFLPTEGLYAEVIRRPGLVDLLQREHRVVVAGPTTVTALLNSLQMGFRTLAIEQRSSEVWSLLGAVKSEFGKFAGILEKAEKQISTVGRSLGEASRKTRTIERRLRGVESLGSEQTEQLLGGIGLDAADEDESADDATTTQD; the protein is encoded by the coding sequence ATGCAACCTGAATTCCTCATCCTTGGCGGCCTGCTCTGTGCCGTCCTCGTGCTGCAGCTGGTGTCCCTGCTGCGGCGTTCCGGCCATGGCGATCTCGAACAGTCCCTGCGCGAGGAAGCGCGGGTGGGCCGCAGCGAACTGCGCGAGCAGCTGGAGGGTCTGGGCCGGCAGCAGGACGCCCGCCTGGAATCCTTCGCGCGCGCGCTGACCGACCTGTCCACCCGCACCGACCAGCGCCTGGACCTGCTGCGCGATGCACTGGGCGAAGACGCACGCAAGGCGCGCGAGGAAGCGGCAGTGACCCAGCAGCGTTCGGCCGAATCGCTGGGCCAGCGCCTGCAGGACATGACCCAACGCAACGAACTGCGCATCGGCGAGATGCGCGCAACGCTGGAACAGCAGCTCAAGAACCTGCAGAGCGACAACGCCGAAAAGCTCGACCAGATGCGGGTCACCGTCGACGAAAAGCTGCAGACCACGCTCGAAGCGCGCCTGGGCGCCTCGTTCCAGCTGGTCTCCGACCGCCTGGAACAGGTCCAGCGCGGGCTGGGCGAAATGCAGCAGCTGGCCACCGGCGTGGGCGATCTCAAGCGCGTGCTGACCAACGTCAAGAACCGCGGCAGCTGGGGCGAAGTGCAGCTGGACAACATCCTTGAACAGACCCTCACCCAGGAGCAGTACGCGCGCGGGGTGAAGGTGCGCCCGGACAGCGGCGAGATGGTCGATATCGCGGTGCGCCTGCCCGGGCGTGGCCATGAAGACACGCCCGTGTGGCTGCCGATCGATTCCAAGTTCCCGCGCGAAGACTACGAGCGCCTGCTCGATGCGCAGGAGCAGGGCGACGCCGACGGCGTGCGGGTGCAGGGCGCGCAGCTGGAACGCGCGATCCGCATCCAGGCCAAGTCGATCTGCGACAAGTACATCGTGCCGCCGCACACCACCGACTTCGCGGTGATGTTCCTGCCCACCGAAGGGCTGTATGCCGAAGTGATCCGGCGCCCGGGACTGGTCGACCTGCTGCAGCGCGAACACCGCGTGGTGGTGGCCGGGCCGACCACGGTCACCGCGCTGCTCAACAGCCTGCAGATGGGCTTCCGCACGCTGGCCATCGAACAGCGCTCCAGCGAAGTGTGGAGCCTGCTGGGGGCGGTCAAGAGCGAGTTCGGCAAGTTCGCCGGCATCCTGGAAAAGGCCGAAAAGCAGATCAGCACGGTCGGCCGCAGCCTCGGCGAGGCCAGCCGCAAGACGCGCACCATCGAGCGCCGCCTGCGCGGCGTGGAGTCGCTGGGCAGTGAGCAGACCGAACAGCTGCTCGGCGGAATCGGACTGGACGCGGCCGACGAGGACGAGTCGGCAGACGATGCAACGACCACGCAGGACTGA
- a CDS encoding MlaA family lipoprotein: MNVVRTASLLLLALALSACAAKPARDSAPASVVVAPAAATDVAAPVTDNVASTPAPAPTAAVDVAPAVTGSSAAASDVAATEGAAPAAGGAAPTGAEDDFAALYGGPAPNAEGAEASTSAYDPWEGFNRRVHAFNNVVDRAIARPLATAYTTVVPRFARTGVSNFFSNLRAPVTITNQLLQGRPGDAWDSLGRFIINTTVGIGGLWDPASAGQVPRRSEDFGQTLGAWGWRSSRYVELPFFGPRTVRDVFGLAGDIPLSPIRTIEQDNIRIPLQGLQLVDMRSQLLALDDIRDNAVDEYALTRDAWLQRRNYQIVNDLRGPRERGKDADDSAPIPVDAMPMPNWGN; this comes from the coding sequence ATGAACGTCGTACGCACCGCCTCCCTTCTCCTGCTGGCCCTGGCGCTCAGCGCCTGCGCGGCCAAGCCGGCCCGCGACAGTGCACCGGCCAGCGTCGTCGTGGCGCCCGCTGCTGCAACCGATGTTGCCGCGCCCGTGACTGACAACGTCGCCTCGACGCCCGCACCGGCACCGACAGCGGCCGTGGACGTTGCACCTGCAGTGACCGGTTCCAGCGCAGCTGCGTCCGACGTGGCCGCCACCGAGGGCGCTGCACCGGCCGCCGGTGGTGCCGCACCCACCGGTGCCGAAGACGACTTCGCCGCGCTGTATGGCGGTCCGGCACCCAACGCTGAAGGCGCCGAGGCGTCGACCTCGGCGTATGACCCGTGGGAAGGCTTCAACCGCCGCGTGCACGCATTCAACAACGTGGTCGACCGCGCCATCGCGCGTCCGCTGGCCACCGCCTACACCACCGTGGTGCCGCGCTTCGCGCGGACCGGCGTGAGCAATTTCTTCAGCAACCTGCGCGCACCGGTGACCATCACCAACCAGCTGCTGCAGGGTCGCCCGGGCGACGCCTGGGACAGCCTGGGCCGGTTCATCATCAACACCACGGTAGGCATCGGCGGCCTGTGGGACCCGGCCAGCGCCGGCCAGGTGCCGCGTCGCAGTGAAGACTTCGGCCAGACCCTGGGCGCGTGGGGCTGGCGCAGCTCGCGTTACGTGGAGCTGCCGTTCTTCGGCCCGCGTACCGTGCGCGATGTGTTCGGCCTGGCCGGCGACATTCCGCTCTCGCCGATCCGGACCATCGAGCAGGACAACATCCGCATTCCGCTGCAGGGCCTGCAGCTGGTGGACATGCGCTCGCAGCTGCTGGCGCTGGACGACATCCGCGACAACGCCGTTGACGAGTACGCGCTCACCCGCGACGCGTGGCTGCAGCGCCGCAACTACCAGATCGTGAACGACCTGCGCGGTCCGCGCGAGCGCGGCAAGGATGCCGACGACTCCGCCCCGATCCCGGTCGACGCGATGCCGATGCCCAACTGGGGTAACTGA
- a CDS encoding MlaE family lipid ABC transporter permease subunit, with amino-acid sequence MPFVESTRSLGRAGLFSLTVLRGSLPTRDFLAELTREIYKIGARSLPIIAVGGAFVGLVLTLQGYRTLTTFGAADALSTLLGLSLYRELAPVLTALLFIGRAGSSIAAELGLMRATDQIKALELMAIDPVAKVVAPRFWAAVLTVPLLTGIFCSLAISASYFEAVHVLGLDNGVFWSALSNSVDFRDDFGVAMLKSAIFGGTAALVASYVGFHAEPTIEGTSVATTRAVVNASLLVLMFNFVLSAMLFR; translated from the coding sequence ATGCCGTTCGTTGAAAGCACCCGCTCACTGGGCCGGGCCGGCCTGTTTTCGCTCACTGTCCTGCGTGGCTCGCTGCCGACCCGCGATTTCCTGGCCGAGCTGACCCGCGAGATCTACAAGATCGGCGCGCGGTCGCTGCCGATCATCGCCGTGGGCGGTGCCTTCGTGGGCCTGGTGCTGACCCTGCAGGGCTACCGCACGCTGACCACGTTCGGCGCCGCCGACGCGCTGTCCACGCTGTTGGGCCTGTCGCTGTACCGCGAGCTGGCACCGGTGCTGACCGCGCTGCTGTTCATCGGCCGCGCCGGCAGCTCGATTGCCGCCGAACTGGGGCTGATGCGCGCCACCGACCAGATCAAGGCGCTGGAGCTGATGGCGATCGATCCGGTCGCCAAGGTGGTGGCGCCGCGCTTCTGGGCAGCGGTGCTGACCGTGCCGCTGCTGACCGGCATCTTCTGCTCGCTGGCAATCAGTGCCAGCTACTTCGAGGCCGTGCACGTGCTCGGCCTGGACAATGGCGTGTTCTGGTCGGCGCTGAGCAACAGCGTGGACTTCCGGGACGACTTCGGCGTGGCAATGCTGAAGTCGGCCATCTTCGGCGGTACCGCCGCGCTGGTGGCTTCGTACGTGGGCTTCCACGCCGAGCCGACCATCGAAGGCACTTCCGTGGCAACCACGCGCGCGGTGGTGAACGCCTCGCTGCTGGTGCTGATGTTCAACTTCGTGCTGTCGGCGATGCTGTTCCGCTGA
- the leuE gene encoding leucine efflux protein LeuE, whose amino-acid sequence MPWMGIQDLWTFVVAVLVFLALPGPGTFTLLTATGRGGVRGGYTALFGLLLGDQILMWLAVAGVAALLRANPLVFHAVQYLGAAYLVWVGIGLLRPARAGAEDGEGGGIRLQPGRYFRQAILISLLNPKAIIFYMAFLPLFIDPARHQGVLTFATMAVLIFVLSLAYCSLLIGVGNLLRRRIIQHPRVGVVLKRVAGVFLIGFGVRLGLNG is encoded by the coding sequence ATGCCGTGGATGGGCATCCAGGACCTGTGGACCTTCGTCGTTGCCGTGCTGGTATTCCTGGCGCTGCCCGGTCCGGGCACCTTCACCCTGCTCACCGCCACCGGCCGTGGTGGCGTGCGCGGCGGTTACACCGCGCTGTTCGGGCTGCTGCTGGGCGACCAGATCCTGATGTGGCTGGCGGTGGCCGGCGTGGCCGCCCTGCTCCGCGCCAATCCGCTGGTCTTCCACGCCGTGCAGTACCTCGGTGCGGCCTATCTGGTGTGGGTAGGCATCGGCCTGCTGCGTCCCGCCCGCGCCGGCGCTGAAGACGGCGAGGGCGGTGGCATCCGCCTGCAGCCGGGCCGTTACTTCCGCCAGGCGATCCTGATCAGCCTGCTCAATCCGAAGGCGATCATCTTCTACATGGCGTTCCTGCCGTTGTTCATCGACCCGGCCCGGCACCAGGGCGTGCTGACCTTCGCGACCATGGCGGTGCTGATCTTCGTGCTGAGCCTGGCGTACTGCTCGCTTTTGATCGGGGTGGGCAACCTGCTCCGGCGCAGGATCATCCAGCACCCGCGTGTCGGGGTGGTGCTGAAGCGCGTGGCAGGCGTGTTCCTGATCGGGTTCGGGGTGCGGCTGGGGCTGAACGGCTGA
- a CDS encoding STAS domain-containing protein has translation MASNSASARIDGSRCVFTGVLDRDAVVALWSKLKDLPANVLQLDLNAVTQVDSAGLALLAELTARARDDGRTLAVKGNPAGFNELSAAYRLAPSLDFNASTAAS, from the coding sequence ATGGCAAGTAACAGCGCCAGCGCGCGGATCGACGGGTCGCGCTGCGTGTTCACCGGCGTGCTCGACCGCGACGCCGTGGTGGCGCTGTGGTCGAAGCTGAAGGACCTGCCCGCGAACGTACTGCAGCTGGACCTGAACGCAGTCACGCAGGTGGACAGCGCCGGCCTGGCGCTGCTTGCCGAATTGACTGCACGTGCGCGCGACGACGGGCGTACGCTGGCGGTCAAAGGCAACCCTGCCGGTTTCAACGAACTCAGCGCTGCCTACCGGTTGGCGCCGTCCCTGGATTTCAATGCCTCTACTGCCGCGAGCTGA
- a CDS encoding zinc-binding alcohol dehydrogenase family protein: MKAIAYTQHGLPITDPAALVDIDLPVPTPGPRDLRVQVRAISVNPVDTKVRKGAAVSEPRVLGWDAVGIVDAVGSEVTLFQPGDAVYYAGDINRPGSNAEYQLVDERIVGRKPASLDDAAAAALPLTAITAWELLFDRLRIAEGGGEGQTLLVIGAAGGVGSILVQLARQLTRLTVIGTASRPDSQDWVYALGAHHVIDHSQPLGEGLARIGIEQVSHVASLTHTDEHYAQIVSALAPQGQLALIDDPGQLDVMALKRKSLSLHWESMFTRSSFGTPDLQRQHDLLNRVADLVDDGVLRTTLGENYGRIDAANLRRAHALIETHRAVGKLVLEGF; the protein is encoded by the coding sequence ATGAAAGCCATCGCCTATACCCAGCACGGCCTGCCCATCACCGACCCGGCCGCCCTGGTCGACATCGACCTGCCGGTGCCCACCCCGGGTCCGCGAGACCTGCGCGTGCAGGTGCGGGCGATCTCGGTCAATCCGGTCGATACCAAGGTGCGCAAGGGCGCGGCCGTGTCCGAGCCGCGCGTGCTGGGCTGGGACGCGGTCGGCATCGTCGACGCGGTCGGCAGCGAAGTGACCCTGTTCCAGCCCGGCGATGCGGTGTACTACGCTGGCGACATCAACCGCCCCGGCAGCAATGCCGAGTACCAGCTGGTGGACGAGCGCATCGTCGGCCGCAAGCCGGCCAGCCTGGACGATGCCGCCGCCGCCGCACTGCCGCTGACCGCGATCACCGCCTGGGAACTGCTGTTCGACCGCCTGCGCATTGCCGAAGGCGGCGGCGAAGGCCAGACCCTGCTGGTGATCGGCGCGGCCGGCGGGGTTGGCTCGATCCTGGTGCAGCTGGCGCGCCAGCTGACCCGGTTGACCGTGATCGGCACCGCCTCGCGCCCGGACAGCCAGGACTGGGTGTACGCGCTGGGCGCGCACCATGTGATCGACCACAGCCAGCCGCTGGGCGAGGGCCTGGCCCGGATCGGGATCGAGCAGGTCAGCCATGTGGCCAGCCTGACCCACACCGACGAGCACTATGCGCAGATCGTCAGCGCGCTGGCACCGCAGGGCCAGCTGGCCCTGATCGACGACCCCGGCCAGCTCGACGTGATGGCGCTCAAGCGCAAGAGCCTCTCGCTGCACTGGGAGTCGATGTTCACCCGCTCCAGCTTCGGCACCCCGGACCTGCAGCGCCAGCACGACCTGCTCAACCGGGTCGCCGACCTCGTTGATGACGGCGTGCTGCGGACCACCCTGGGCGAGAACTACGGCCGCATCGACGCAGCCAACCTGCGCCGCGCGCACGCGCTGATCGAAACCCACCGCGCGGTCGGCAAGCTGGTGCTGGAAGGCTTCTGA